A genomic region of Gossypium hirsutum isolate 1008001.06 chromosome D01, Gossypium_hirsutum_v2.1, whole genome shotgun sequence contains the following coding sequences:
- the LOC107921382 gene encoding probable amidase At4g34880, with protein sequence MASSSSLRSSSLFLFLILSSIFSLGFSTRTITNYTFSIREATIKDIKRSFERNQLTSRQLVQYYLREIARLNALLKGIIEVNPDALLQADAADKERKCKVNGSLPNLHGIPILLKDNIATKDKLNTTAGSFALLGSVVPRDAGVVEKLRKAGAIILGKASLSEWANFRSTTATSGFSPRGGQGKNPYVLSATPCGSSSGSAISVAANLVTVSLGTETDGSILCPSSFNSVVGLKPTVGLTSRAGVIPVTPRQDTIGPICRTVSDAVYVLDAIVGFDSNDEATRHASYYIPPGGYKRFLNPYGLKGKRLGIVRNPFFKIAQGLGLGQTFDNHLHTLRRQGAIVVDNLQIANIDVILNVTASGEAVAIVAEFKLSLNAYLKELVASSVRSLADIIAFNLKFPDLELTDKIGQDIFLAAQATNGIGAQEKAALANLENLSKNGLEKLMRDSKLDAVVTPRADASSVYAIGGFPAIIVPAGYDSQGVPIGISFGGLKGSEGKLIEIAYAFEQATKIRKPPSFKP encoded by the exons ATGGCTTCCAGTTCTTCTCTAAGAAGCTCTTCCTTGTTCCTGTTTTTGATTCTTTCATCCATATTTTCATTAGGGTTTTCCACCCGCACCATTACAAACTATACATTCTCGATCAGAGAAGCGACGATCAAAGATATAAAACGAAGTTTTGAGAGAAACCAACTCACCTCGAGGCAACTTGTCCAGTACTATCTCAGAGAAATCGCCAGGCTCAATGCGCTCCTTAAAGGAATCATAGAAGTGAACCCTGATGCATTGCTCCAAGCTGATGCTGCAGATAAAGAAAGGAAGTGTAAAGTAAATGGTTCACTGCCTAACTTGCATGGTATTCCCATTCTGCTCAAGGATAACATTGCTACAAAAGATAAGCTGAACACCACCGCAGGCTCGTTTGCATTGCTCGGGTCAGTCGTGCCCAGAGATGCAGGGGTAGTGGAGAAACTGAGAAAAGCTGGAGCAATCATTCTGGGTAAGGCTAGCTTGAGTGAGTGGGCTAATTTTAGGTCAACTACTGCAACCAGTGGCTTTAGTCCAAGAGGTGGCCAGGGAAAG AATCCTTATGTCTTGTCTGCAACTCCGTGTGGGTCAAGTAGTGGATCAGCAATATCAGTGGCTGCAAACTTGGTAACAGTATCATTAGGGACTGAGACTGACGGTTCCATCCTATGTCCCTCCAGTTTTAACTCAGTGGTGGGCCTAAAACCTACAGTTGGTCTCACCAGCCGAGCTGGGGTCATTCCAGTTACTCCAAGACAGGACACCATTGG GCCTATCTGCAGGACAGTGTCGGATGCTGTTTATGTTCTTGATGCCATTGTAGGGTTCGATTCTAATGATGAAGCAACTAGACATGCGTCGTACTATATCCCACCTGGTGGCTACAAACGATTCCTTAACCCCTATGGGCTCAAAGGAAAGAGATTGGGGATAGTGAGAAATCCATTTTTCAAAATTGCTCAAGGATTGGGGTTGGGTCAGACTTTTGATAACCATTTACATACACTAAG GCGACAAGGTGCCATTGTTGTAGACAATTTACAAATAGCCAACATTGATGTTATATTAAATGTCACCGCAAGTGGTGAAGCAGTAGCCATCGTAGCAGAGTTCAAATTGTCCTTGAACGCCTACCTCAAGGAGTTGGTGGCTTCCTCGGTGCGATCACTGGCAGATATTATAGCTTTCAACCTGAAATTCCCTGATTTG GAATTGACAGATAAAATAGGCCAAGATATCTTCTTGGCAGCCCAAGCCACAAATGGGATTGGTGCTCAAGAGAAGGCAGCATTAGCAAATTTGGAAAATCTTTCAAAAAATGGGTTGGAGAAGTTGATGAGAGATTCCAAGCTAGATGCAGTGGTGACTCCAAGGGCAGATGCTTCTTCTGTTTATGCAATTGGAGGGTTCCCAGCAATTATTGTCCCAGCTGGATATGATAGCCAAGGGGTGCCTATTGGCATTTCATTTGGGGGACTGAAGGGATCGGAGGGCAAGCTAATTGAGATCGCATATGCCTTTGAGCAAGCTACTAAGATTAGGAAACCTCCTTCATTCAAACCTTga
- the LOC107921932 gene encoding probable amidase At4g34880, translating into MMQEKLEEYGQQTLIESEKTNGIGEKERKAAEYLEKLSRDGFERKMKDYKLDALVTLGISLAMTVLAIGGYPGISVPAGYQSVGMPFGIYFGGLKGSEPKLIEMAYAFEQATRLRKPPPQFFQLTNHFLFGTV; encoded by the coding sequence ATGATGCAAGAAAAGCTTGAAGAGTATGGGCAGCAGACTTTGATTGAATCAGAGAAGACAAATGGGAtcggggagaaagaaagaaaggcagCTGAATATCTGGAAAAGCTATCACGGGATGGCTTTGAGAGAAAGATGAAAGACTATAAACTGGACGCATTGGTGACGCTTGGTATATCACTTGCCATGACTGTGCTAGCAATAGGAGGGTACCCAGGTATTTCAGTCCCAGCCGGGTACCAAAGCGTTGGGATGCCCTTTGGGATTTACTTTGGAGGGTTGAAGGGTTCGGAACCCAAGCTAATTGAGATGGCTTATGCTTTTGAACAGGCTACGAGGCTAAGAAAACCTCCTCCTCAATTCTTTCAACTAACCAACCACTTTCTCTTTGGAACCGTTTAA